CAGGTTCATCACCGCCGCTTTGCTCGCGGAGTAGATCAGCGAGCTGCCCAGGCCGGTCAGCCCGGCAATGGAGCCGACGTTGACGATGTGGCCGCCGCCGCCGCGTCTCATTTCCGGGATCGCGGCGCGCGAGCAGTAGAACGGACCCTGGAAGTTGACGCCGAACAGCTCCGCGAAGTCCTCGTCGCGGACGCCTTCCAGGTCGGGCGGCGGCACCGCGCGCGTGCGCCCGGCGTTGTTGACCAGGAAGTCCAGGCGCCCGAACTCGGCCACGGTGGCCGCCACCATGGCGAGCACCTGCCCGTCGTCGGCGACGTCCGCACGCACCGCCAGCGCGCGCCCGCCGCCGGCGCGAATCTCCGCCGCGGTGTCCTCCGCCTCCCGCCGGGAGCGCGAGTAGTTGACCGCCACCGCCGCCCCCTGCGCCGCGAGCTGCAGCGCGGTGGCGCGCCCGATGCCGGTGCCGCCGCCCGTGATCAGCGCCACCTTGCCGTCGAAATCACCCATGCGAGACCTGCCTCCTCATCGCCGCCGAGCTTACGGCGCGCCACCGGCGCCCGGCAACCCGACCGATCACCATCTCTTCGCGCCGTTGCCGAGGATCGAGGATCGTCGTGGGTAAGCCAACCCCAACCCGGAGCGTTGCCCGCCTGCCGTACCGTAGATAGCGCCTACGAAGCACCATAGTGCTCCCCCAAAGTCGGCCCTTCGTGACGGCGGTCACCGAAGCGTTTACCTATTCATGTGCATACTGCACGCGGTCGAGCAAGTCGGCTGCCGTCTCGCATTCTATGATCCAGTCGCCTACCTGGGCCAAGCGCTCGGGATCAGAAAGGAGGTCCAGCAGGGTGGACAGCTGCGACGCTGTTTCCGCATCGAACTTCCTCGCCGCCAAGCGGCACAGCAACCCGCGTTCTTCCGTGCGTCCTCTCTCGATACCCTGCTCGATACCTTGCTCGATGCCCCGCTCGATGCCCCGCTCGATACCTTCCTTGAGGCCCTGCTCACGACCTTCCGCGACCCACTCCGCAGTCCATTCGTGCACCTGTTCTGCCAACATCGTCCGCACCTCCTCCAATCTCGGCAACGGCTCCAACGACGTGCCGCGCAACCGCCGCGGCACCAGCACCTGCTCCACCCATTCCTGGAACACGCGCGTCAACTCCGTGTCCCCAACTCCCGCAGCAGCTCGATCAGTGCTGCCAACAACACCGGCGCCTGCTCCCTCTTGCGGTTGGTCTCCAGCGCTATCAGCACCGATACCAAGTTTCGGCGTGGAAGATCGTCTCCGCCCGCTCGCCTTCGTCAAGCAGACAGTACCGCAGCGATGGCTGATACGCCGCCAACGCCTCGCCGCCGAAAGCGACCATCGCCGCC
The window above is part of the Spirochaetaceae bacterium genome. Proteins encoded here:
- a CDS encoding SDR family NAD(P)-dependent oxidoreductase, with translation MGDFDGKVALITGGGTGIGRATALQLAAQGAAVAVNYSRSRREAEDTAAEIRAGGGRALAVRADVADDGQVLAMVAATVAEFGRLDFLVNNAGRTRAVPPPDLEGVRDEDFAELFGVNFQGPFYCSRAAIPEMRRGGGGHIVNVGSIAGLTGLGSSLIYSASKAAVMNLTRGMAHSQAPQVQVNCVVPGLVETRWIATVSEEHARSNRESTPMGRAASADDVATAIVGLLRSTFITGASLVVDGGRTI